Proteins encoded in a region of the uncultured Paludibaculum sp. genome:
- a CDS encoding chemotaxis protein CheW, with protein sequence MITETCQYMTFKLGAELFAINVAQVREVLEVAQITKVPTTPRYMRGVVNVRGQATPVVDLRLKFGLSESPDTVHTRIIVMELELDGEATVLGGTADSVHEVIELEPGSINPPPRIAMRWRTDFIQGMGKRGDDFIIILDVNAVFSSEELAAVSEASSPAMEPVSA encoded by the coding sequence ATGATTACCGAAACCTGTCAGTACATGACGTTCAAACTGGGTGCCGAGCTGTTTGCCATCAATGTCGCCCAGGTCCGCGAAGTTCTGGAAGTAGCGCAGATCACAAAAGTCCCAACCACTCCGCGGTATATGCGAGGCGTGGTCAATGTGCGCGGGCAGGCGACCCCGGTTGTTGACCTCCGCCTGAAGTTCGGACTGTCCGAAAGCCCGGACACGGTGCATACCCGCATCATTGTCATGGAGCTTGAACTCGACGGCGAGGCCACCGTTCTCGGTGGCACCGCTGACAGTGTGCATGAGGTGATCGAGCTCGAACCCGGCAGCATCAATCCGCCACCGCGGATCGCGATGCGCTGGAGAACCGATTTCATTCAGGGCATGGGCAAGAGGGGGGATGACTTTATCATCATTCTCGACGTCAATGCGGTTTTCTCCTCCGAGGAGCTTGCGGCTGTCAGCGAAGCTTCGTCCCCTGCGATGGAGCCCGTTTCCGCCTAG
- a CDS encoding methyl-accepting chemotaxis protein, protein MNWYRNCKTVTKLMIGFGLIASMLAFVAYRGVTASNGINAMLNTMYDRDFKGLSSVNQANLNLICIGRAFRAAMLASDKAEVERLRGDVDKYATTLNTLLAETEKTIATDEGRRLIAETKAGLAEYYPQVTEILRMVEAGDEKTARALAVKAQTSGKRAEDALTAFAKAKDRLADQAYKDSDVVAASAQSMLITIGVIGTVVALLLGFVIAQMIARPLAAASRVVSAVSEGDLRGKVDVTSRDEVGQMMTAINHMVDNLRKIVGSVAASSANVAGGSEEMSSTAQQLSQGATEQSAAAEESTSSMEEMTSSIQQNADNARQTDKIASKAAEDGKTSGEAVARTVQAMKEVAEKINIIEEIARKTDLLALNAAVEAARAGEHGKGFAVVASEVRKLAERSQTAAAEISRLTSDGVKTADGAGQLLAKLVPDIQRTAELVREIAAASVEQSTGATQVSKAMQQLDQVIQENAAASEEMASTAEELSSQAEVLQSAIAFFKVDDAHRVQAPQTQRKGARVQSQRKSGSLVTPDSHSTSASLAHMSHAIKSSGPSIRLGDSSVEADSRDKEFAPYQA, encoded by the coding sequence ATGAACTGGTACAGGAACTGCAAAACAGTCACAAAACTGATGATTGGCTTTGGTCTCATCGCCTCCATGCTCGCTTTTGTAGCATATCGGGGCGTCACAGCCTCGAACGGGATTAACGCGATGTTGAACACGATGTACGACCGCGACTTCAAGGGGCTGTCGTCGGTGAATCAAGCCAATCTCAATCTCATCTGCATCGGCCGGGCGTTCCGAGCAGCCATGCTGGCCAGCGACAAGGCGGAGGTCGAGCGCCTTCGCGGCGATGTCGACAAGTACGCCACCACTTTGAATACTCTGCTGGCCGAAACGGAAAAGACCATCGCCACCGACGAAGGGAGGCGATTAATTGCCGAGACAAAAGCCGGCCTCGCCGAGTACTACCCACAAGTTACGGAGATCCTGCGGATGGTCGAGGCGGGCGACGAGAAGACCGCAAGGGCTTTGGCGGTAAAAGCCCAGACGTCCGGCAAGCGTGCCGAAGATGCTCTGACCGCGTTCGCGAAGGCGAAGGACCGGCTCGCCGATCAGGCTTACAAGGATAGCGACGTAGTCGCCGCGAGCGCGCAGTCCATGCTGATTACGATCGGCGTCATCGGTACCGTTGTGGCTCTCCTCCTGGGCTTCGTCATTGCGCAAATGATTGCCCGCCCGCTGGCTGCCGCCAGCAGGGTGGTGAGTGCCGTTTCCGAAGGTGATCTCCGAGGAAAAGTGGACGTGACATCGAGAGACGAAGTGGGCCAGATGATGACGGCTATTAACCATATGGTGGACAATCTGCGCAAGATCGTTGGGAGTGTGGCGGCCTCGTCCGCCAACGTCGCCGGCGGCAGCGAAGAGATGAGTTCGACGGCGCAGCAGCTTTCACAGGGCGCGACCGAACAGTCCGCCGCCGCGGAAGAGAGCACCTCCTCCATGGAAGAGATGACCTCCAGCATCCAGCAGAATGCGGATAACGCCAGGCAGACCGACAAGATCGCGTCCAAGGCGGCGGAGGACGGAAAAACCAGCGGCGAGGCTGTTGCCCGGACCGTCCAAGCAATGAAAGAGGTTGCCGAAAAGATCAACATCATTGAAGAAATCGCGCGCAAGACCGATCTTCTGGCGTTGAATGCGGCCGTTGAAGCGGCACGCGCCGGCGAGCACGGAAAGGGCTTCGCCGTGGTGGCCTCGGAGGTTCGCAAACTGGCAGAACGCAGCCAAACCGCGGCGGCGGAGATCAGCCGGCTCACTTCCGATGGTGTAAAGACGGCCGACGGAGCCGGCCAACTGCTGGCAAAACTGGTGCCCGACATCCAGAGAACCGCGGAACTGGTGCGCGAGATCGCCGCCGCAAGCGTTGAGCAGAGCACCGGCGCAACCCAGGTGAGCAAGGCCATGCAGCAACTCGATCAGGTGATTCAGGAGAACGCCGCGGCTTCCGAAGAGATGGCCTCCACGGCCGAGGAGCTATCCAGCCAGGCGGAAGTGCTTCAGTCCGCGATTGCCTTCTTCAAGGTGGACGACGCTCATCGGGTGCAAGCACCGCAGACACAGCGGAAAGGAGCGCGCGTTCAGTCCCAGCGCAAGAGCGGAAGTCTAGTAACGCCGGATTCACATTCCACCAGCGCCTCGCTGGCCCACATGAGCCACGCCATTAAGTCCAGCGGTCCTAGCATACGGCTAGGCGACAGCAGCGTCGAAGCCGATTCCCGGGACAAGGAATTCGCACCGTATCAAGCGTAA
- a CDS encoding protein-glutamate O-methyltransferase: MPRSDAAECGELSPKLLARFAEFVTGELGIKMPESKHSMVQSRLLRRVRELHLESVEQYSECFFTSSNAEEREHFLNAITTNKTDFFREAEHFDYLIRTALPALSRTPNYRPGSRFNIWSAGCSSGEEPYTLAMVLSEYGLHHRGFDFAILGTDVSTRVLELARSGIYEESQIAPVPQELRERYLRQGRGQAQGLVRVAPDLRRKVAFHRLNFMEEDYSILDMFDVVFFRNVLIYFDKPTQEAVINRICRNLVPGGYLFVGHSESLAGLNTDLSCVQTAVFRKPV; this comes from the coding sequence ATGCCCAGATCCGATGCCGCCGAATGTGGTGAGCTGTCTCCGAAGCTCCTAGCACGATTCGCGGAGTTCGTAACCGGCGAACTCGGTATCAAGATGCCCGAGTCCAAGCATTCGATGGTTCAGAGCCGGCTGCTTCGCCGGGTTCGTGAGCTGCACCTGGAGTCGGTCGAGCAGTACAGCGAGTGCTTCTTCACGTCGTCGAACGCGGAAGAGCGGGAGCACTTCCTCAATGCGATCACGACGAACAAAACCGATTTCTTCCGCGAGGCGGAGCATTTTGACTATTTGATCCGAACAGCTCTTCCGGCACTCAGCCGAACACCGAATTACAGGCCGGGCTCACGATTCAACATCTGGTCTGCCGGTTGCTCGTCTGGGGAGGAGCCATATACGCTCGCAATGGTGCTGAGTGAGTACGGGTTGCATCACCGTGGTTTCGACTTCGCGATTCTAGGTACCGATGTCTCAACCCGAGTTTTGGAACTGGCGAGAAGCGGCATCTATGAGGAATCGCAGATCGCGCCAGTGCCGCAAGAACTTCGAGAGAGATATCTTCGGCAAGGGCGGGGGCAGGCTCAAGGGTTGGTGCGAGTCGCCCCGGACCTGCGCCGAAAGGTGGCGTTCCACCGTCTGAACTTCATGGAAGAGGATTACAGCATCCTGGATATGTTCGATGTCGTCTTCTTCCGCAACGTCCTGATCTACTTCGACAAACCCACTCAGGAAGCCGTGATCAACAGAATATGCCGGAATCTCGTCCCTGGGGGGTATCTCTTTGTGGGTCATTCGGAGTCGCTGGCAGGTCTTAACACTGATCTCAGCTGCGTGCAAACCGCGGTGTTTCGGAAACCGGTCTAG